In the Cannabis sativa cultivar Pink pepper isolate KNU-18-1 unplaced genomic scaffold, ASM2916894v1 Contig1, whole genome shotgun sequence genome, one interval contains:
- the LOC133032962 gene encoding uncharacterized protein LOC133032962 → MHLMVIALVSHSALSVPRNSAMLTLNGTNHKQWVESLMLNLTLMRVDLALRMDAPPKPADDATEKDKKSYEDWEHSNRCCLMLMRYHMDESIRDSIPQIENAKDFLAAIKEKYKKFSKNEKNECLTLFHRTNYADTGDIRAHIDKLMGCYQKLKGMGLDLGEDYMVWFVMETIPSQLDSIRSSYNAQKEQWTIEEMTAILAEEEDMKKGRARSISMVTNPNNSHKRKFAPNNSSDQRFHKKKATNPKGNGQASSSSSGHKNEFFKGKCNFCQCFGHKKADCRKLKAHLEKKGSDKSKKAE, encoded by the exons ATGCATTTAATGGTTATTGCTCTTGTTTCTCATTCAGCTTTGAGCGTTCCAAGAAACTCTGCCATGTTGACGCTAAATGGAACCAACCACAAGCAGTGGGTTGAATCCCTCATGCTAAATTTGACTCTTATGAGAGTGGACTTGGCCTTGAGAATGGATGCACCGCCTAAACCCGCTGATGATGCCACTGAAAAGGACAAGAAGTCCTATGAGGATTGGGAGCATTCCAATCGCTGTTGTTTGATGCTTATGAGATATCACATGGATGAGTCCATTCGTGATAGTATTCCTCAGATTGAAAATGCAAAGGATTTTCTTGCTGCCATTAAGGAAAAGTACAAAAAGTTCTCaaagaatgagaaaaatgaGTGCTTGACTTTGTTCCATCGCACTAATTATGCCGATACGGGTGATATTAGAGCCCACATTGACAAGCTCATGGGTTGTTACCAAAAGCTCAAGGGCATGGGATTGGATCTTGGTGAGGATTACATGGTATGGTTTGTGATGGAAACTATTCCTTCTCAATTGGATTCGATCAGATCAAGCTACAATGCTCAAAAGGAGCAGTGGACCATTGAGGAGATGACTGCTATTCTTGCAGAAGAAGAGGACATGAAAAAGGGGAGAGCAAGAAGTATCTCCATGGTGACCAATCCAAACAATTCTCACAAGAGAAAGTTCGCTCCCAACAACTCTAGTGACCAAAGGTTTCATAAGAAGAAAGCCACCAATCCTAAGGGAAATGGACAAGCAAGCTCTTCTTCATCTGGTCATAAGAATGAATTTTTCAAAGGGAAGTGCAACTTTTGTCAATGCTTCGGGCATAAGAAAGCTGATTGCCGAAAGCTCAAAGCTCACTTAGAGAAGAAAG GCAGTGACAAGTCGAAGAAGGCCGAGTAG